In Candidatus Kaistella beijingensis, a genomic segment contains:
- a CDS encoding DUF1684 domain-containing protein, producing the protein MKKLILIICAIITSCATQSSAISEARKFQKELNAEYKKLKTTPLRGDNFTSFKEHPFFPINSQYRVTAKLVRTENAIPFENPTSSGKTQPYKEYGKATFQLHGKSYSLTIYQSLNLIKKEGFHDHLFLPFRDETNGKETYGGGKYMDLRIPKSDEIVLDFNLSYQPFCAYNAYDYNCPIVPEVNFLPVRIEAGVMYDDVYHH; encoded by the coding sequence ATGAAAAAACTCATCCTCATTATCTGTGCAATCATCACTTCTTGTGCAACACAATCTTCAGCAATTTCGGAAGCCAGAAAATTTCAGAAAGAGTTAAACGCCGAATATAAAAAATTAAAAACTACTCCGCTTCGTGGCGATAATTTTACCAGTTTTAAGGAGCATCCTTTTTTTCCGATTAACAGTCAATACAGGGTTACCGCAAAATTGGTGAGGACTGAAAACGCGATTCCTTTTGAGAACCCAACTTCCTCGGGAAAGACTCAACCTTACAAAGAATATGGAAAAGCAACTTTCCAACTCCATGGAAAATCTTATTCGTTAACGATATATCAAAGTCTGAATTTGATTAAGAAAGAAGGATTTCACGACCATCTTTTTCTTCCATTCCGCGATGAAACCAATGGAAAAGAAACCTACGGCGGCGGAAAATACATGGATTTAAGGATTCCAAAATCGGATGAAATTGTTTTGGATTTTAACCTTTCTTATCAACCTTTCTGCGCTTATAATGCGTATGATTATAATTGTCCGATTGTGCCTGAAGTGAATTTTTTACCGGTAAGAATTGAAGCGGGAGTAATGTACGACGATGTTTATCACCATTAA
- the mqo gene encoding malate dehydrogenase (quinone) has translation MPEFLTNKTPKPKYDVVLIGGGIMSVTLATLLHEFEPELDIAIFERLGRFARESSAAWNNAGTGHSAFCELNYTPEDENGNINISKAEKIAEQFEYSKQFWSYLISKNYIKNPKEFINSCPHMSLVFGEEDSEFLRKRHAEMIKSNLFKGMQFSTDHDQLRKWIPLVMSKRKENEILAATKMDLGTDVNFGTLTRKMGRFLAEDSNVEIFLYHEAKDLDLRDDGKWEIDIKDRLHNHSQEVVADFVFIGAGGYALPLLESSDIPESEGYGGFPVSGEWLVSHNQELIEKHHAKVYTQATVDAPPMSVPHLDLRIIDGEKALLFGPFAGFSTKFLKEGSYLDLPESINFKNIRSLFGAWWHNLPLTQYLVRQVAMTKSQRIQHLREFVKDAKEEDWELKVAGQRVQIIKKDAKLGGKLEFGTEVVVNENGTIASLLGASPGASTAAYAMITVLEKCFGDKLQNEWKEKLLEIIPSYGQKLSENPELTEKIRNYSKEKLELEY, from the coding sequence ATGCCCGAATTTCTAACCAATAAAACCCCGAAACCAAAATACGACGTCGTCTTAATCGGCGGCGGAATCATGAGCGTCACTTTGGCAACACTTCTTCACGAATTCGAGCCCGAACTGGATATCGCCATTTTCGAGCGTCTCGGAAGATTTGCCCGCGAAAGTTCTGCAGCTTGGAACAACGCAGGAACAGGACATTCTGCTTTTTGCGAACTCAATTACACTCCCGAAGATGAAAATGGGAACATCAACATTTCCAAAGCCGAAAAAATTGCAGAACAATTCGAGTATTCCAAGCAATTTTGGTCGTATTTGATTTCTAAAAATTATATCAAAAATCCAAAAGAATTCATCAATTCCTGTCCGCACATGAGTTTGGTTTTTGGGGAAGAAGATTCGGAGTTTTTAAGGAAACGTCACGCAGAAATGATTAAGTCCAACCTTTTCAAGGGAATGCAATTTTCTACTGACCACGACCAACTTCGTAAATGGATTCCTTTAGTCATGAGCAAAAGAAAGGAAAACGAAATTCTTGCCGCCACCAAAATGGATTTGGGAACTGATGTGAATTTCGGAACATTGACGAGGAAAATGGGAAGATTTCTCGCCGAAGATTCCAACGTGGAAATTTTTCTTTACCACGAAGCAAAAGATTTGGATTTAAGAGACGACGGAAAATGGGAAATTGATATTAAAGACCGTCTCCACAATCATTCGCAGGAAGTGGTTGCAGATTTCGTCTTCATTGGAGCAGGTGGTTACGCTTTGCCGCTTTTGGAAAGTTCAGATATTCCTGAAAGTGAAGGTTACGGCGGTTTTCCTGTTTCGGGAGAATGGTTGGTTTCTCACAATCAAGAACTCATCGAAAAACATCACGCCAAAGTTTACACTCAAGCTACCGTGGATGCGCCACCAATGAGCGTTCCACATTTGGATTTAAGGATTATCGATGGGGAAAAAGCTTTATTGTTTGGACCTTTTGCAGGATTTTCAACGAAATTTTTGAAAGAAGGAAGTTACCTCGATTTGCCTGAAAGCATCAACTTTAAAAATATCCGTTCGCTTTTTGGAGCGTGGTGGCATAATTTGCCTTTAACCCAATATTTGGTTCGTCAAGTTGCGATGACAAAATCCCAAAGAATTCAGCATTTGCGGGAATTTGTAAAAGATGCCAAAGAAGAGGATTGGGAATTAAAAGTGGCAGGACAAAGAGTTCAAATCATTAAAAAAGATGCAAAACTCGGCGGAAAATTAGAGTTTGGAACCGAAGTCGTGGTGAACGAAAACGGAACAATCGCCTCACTTCTCGGCGCTTCTCCAGGAGCTTCAACTGCGGCGTATGCGATGATTACGGTTTTGGAAAAATGTTTCGGCGACAAACTTCAAAACGAGTGGAAAGAAAAATTGTTGGAAATCATCCCCAGTTACGGACAAAAACTCTCCGAAAATCCGGAACTTACTGAAAAAATCAGAAACTATTCAAAAGAAAAACTCGAATTAGAATATTAG
- a CDS encoding NAD(P)H-dependent glycerol-3-phosphate dehydrogenase: MAKKKTSEPKSVKHEIPVGVVGSGTFATAIVKMLVENCKTVHWCVRNEYVKGAIELRHHNPTYLTSVSFAPKSIKVTTDINELVSACEVIVLATPSIYLSDAMDKMTCDYKDKIFVSAIKGIVPKVNDVVAHYLKECFDIGFRNQAVLAGPCHAEEVAMERLSYITIATVEDEVSEKLFNLFSSRFINVEPSKDILGNEYSAILKNIYAIGAGIASGLGYGDNFTAVFVSNAIREMEIFLEAIYEAPRDVNESAYLGDLLVTAYSLFSRNRNLGNLIGKGYTVKSAIQSMNMIAEGYYAADSIYQTSKDKKMKTPIIDTIYGILYEEKNAEKQFKKLTTKLN; the protein is encoded by the coding sequence ATGGCGAAAAAGAAAACTTCTGAACCGAAATCCGTAAAACACGAAATTCCTGTAGGAGTTGTAGGAAGCGGAACATTTGCAACAGCAATCGTAAAAATGTTGGTGGAAAACTGTAAAACGGTTCATTGGTGCGTAAGAAACGAATATGTAAAAGGAGCGATCGAACTTCGCCATCATAACCCGACTTACCTTACTTCGGTGAGTTTTGCCCCGAAATCTATTAAAGTCACCACCGATATCAACGAACTGGTTTCGGCTTGTGAAGTCATTGTTTTGGCGACACCATCTATTTATTTGTCCGATGCGATGGATAAAATGACTTGCGATTACAAAGACAAAATTTTTGTTTCCGCCATCAAAGGAATAGTGCCGAAAGTGAACGATGTTGTTGCTCATTATTTAAAGGAATGTTTCGATATTGGTTTTCGAAATCAGGCGGTTCTTGCAGGTCCTTGTCATGCGGAGGAAGTAGCGATGGAAAGACTTTCCTATATTACAATTGCAACAGTTGAGGATGAGGTTTCTGAAAAATTATTCAATTTATTTTCATCGCGTTTCATTAATGTGGAGCCGAGCAAAGATATTCTGGGGAACGAATACAGCGCGATTTTGAAAAATATTTACGCAATCGGAGCGGGAATTGCAAGTGGATTGGGTTATGGAGACAACTTCACGGCAGTTTTTGTTTCCAACGCCATCCGTGAAATGGAGATTTTTCTCGAAGCCATTTACGAAGCTCCGCGTGATGTGAATGAAAGTGCCTATCTCGGCGATTTACTCGTAACCGCATACTCACTTTTTTCGCGAAACCGAAATCTTGGTAATTTAATCGGAAAAGGCTACACGGTGAAATCAGCGATTCAGTCGATGAATATGATTGCGGAGGGTTATTACGCGGCAGATTCCATCTACCAAACCTCAAAAGACAAAAAGATGAAAACGCCAATCATCGATACGATTTACGGAATTCTCTATGAGGAAAAAAATGCCGAAAAACAGTTTAAAAAATTGACAACGAAGTTGAATTAA
- a CDS encoding M23 family metallopeptidase, which yields MKNFLSKKKNVNLLLGALLFVIFGQALFIGKLFSEKNSKSYEVNLVKINTEKDSVDYLGMKNNLALVDNTVRELNSFLKAKNISDGKIEMLAQDSLSNAVYLAKQSNRYSQYLVDLQNKLQQVPLGIPTDGYISSNFGNRKNPIPFRNVLLASAKPVKQEVKAEPQYIEEKDSLGNVVKRTLANPSTSLAKNSTPEVNNPPAEADQIQFHKGLDIAVPFGSDVRCAATGTVIFAGAKGGYGNCVIISHGNGLATLYGHLSQVLVKANDIVKVNDVIAKSGNSGRSTGPHLHYEVHKNNTPVNPKLFLNF from the coding sequence ATGAAGAATTTTTTAAGCAAGAAAAAGAATGTGAACCTTCTTTTAGGCGCATTATTGTTTGTGATTTTCGGTCAGGCTTTATTCATCGGGAAACTGTTTTCGGAGAAAAACAGCAAATCTTACGAAGTCAATTTAGTTAAAATTAACACTGAAAAAGACAGCGTGGATTATTTGGGAATGAAAAACAACCTGGCTTTGGTTGACAACACCGTACGAGAGCTAAACTCGTTCTTAAAAGCAAAAAATATTTCCGACGGTAAAATCGAAATGCTTGCTCAAGACAGCCTTTCAAACGCGGTTTATCTTGCAAAACAAAGCAACCGTTACAGCCAATATTTGGTAGATCTACAAAACAAATTGCAACAGGTTCCCCTCGGGATTCCAACCGATGGATATATTTCTTCTAATTTCGGAAACAGAAAAAACCCGATTCCTTTCAGAAATGTTTTATTGGCATCAGCAAAACCTGTAAAACAGGAAGTAAAAGCTGAACCACAATATATCGAAGAAAAAGACAGTCTTGGAAATGTGGTGAAAAGAACTTTGGCAAATCCTTCAACATCTTTGGCTAAAAATTCAACGCCTGAAGTCAATAATCCACCTGCGGAAGCAGATCAAATTCAATTTCACAAAGGTTTGGATATCGCAGTTCCGTTCGGTTCTGATGTTCGTTGTGCTGCAACTGGAACGGTTATTTTTGCAGGAGCAAAAGGAGGTTACGGAAATTGCGTGATCATTTCGCACGGAAATGGATTGGCTACACTTTACGGTCATTTATCACAAGTTTTGGTGAAAGCCAATGATATTGTAAAAGTAAATGACGTGATTGCAAAATCAGGAAATTCGGGACGTTCAACAGGACCGCATCTTCACTATGAAGTCCATAAAAATAATACGCCTGTAAATCCTAAACTGTTTTTGAACTTTTAA